A genomic segment from uncultured Marinifilum sp. encodes:
- a CDS encoding DMT family transporter, translating to MNISNKLKGILFAITATLSFSNVYIFSKMAMKNINLASFGLLWFGLALIYNLIYYYFFTERKNFNSLSSKSKLNLLLIGFSELISISAFFLSIKLTKNPVIVSFLANTSPVFVILIGFTFLRIRYKPMAIAGVFVSLSGVLIMSFSQSTFNWKLLLNSGSISALIFAVFYALSLVLAKKQIKNIPTTIITVCRTLFLFLGFLIYNLILFETPHYTANSLFYIGVGSIFGPFLGILLTFVSLKYVDASITTLIGTSRSIFIVCSSYLFLNILPNQNQLLGGLLTILGILLITYNDMQIKKQS from the coding sequence ATGAATATTTCGAACAAACTAAAAGGAATTTTATTTGCCATTACTGCAACATTAAGTTTTTCTAATGTTTATATTTTTAGCAAAATGGCCATGAAGAACATTAATTTGGCTTCGTTTGGCTTGCTATGGTTTGGTCTTGCTTTAATTTATAATCTTATTTATTATTATTTTTTTACCGAACGAAAAAATTTCAATTCTCTTTCTTCAAAATCGAAACTTAATTTATTACTTATTGGTTTTTCCGAACTAATTTCAATATCGGCCTTTTTCTTATCTATAAAACTCACTAAAAATCCTGTAATTGTATCTTTTCTGGCCAATACAAGTCCAGTTTTTGTCATCCTAATAGGATTTACTTTTTTAAGAATAAGATATAAACCAATGGCAATTGCAGGTGTTTTTGTAAGCTTAAGTGGTGTTCTTATTATGAGTTTTTCACAATCTACTTTTAATTGGAAATTACTATTAAATTCGGGAAGTATATCGGCTCTTATTTTTGCTGTTTTTTATGCTCTTAGTCTTGTTTTAGCTAAAAAACAAATAAAAAATATTCCTACAACAATAATAACTGTATGCAGAACACTATTCCTTTTTTTAGGTTTTTTAATCTATAATTTAATATTGTTTGAAACACCACACTATACTGCCAATTCATTATTTTATATTGGAGTAGGATCGATATTCGGTCCATTTTTAGGTATTTTGCTAACATTCGTTTCCTTAAAATATGTCGATGCATCGATAACAACCCTAATAGGAACTTCGAGAAGTATTTTTATTGTTTGTTCAAGTTATTTGTTCTTAAATATTTTACCCAATCAGAACCAATTATTAGGAGGGCTACTTACTATACTTGGCATTTTACTTATTACATATAATGATATGCAAATAAAGAAGCAATCTTAA